The following proteins are co-located in the Heliorestis convoluta genome:
- a CDS encoding complex I subunit 4 family protein, which translates to MDFPLLTIALLTPLLGALALAFVPKDEHKVIKTLSAFFTGIPLLITIFAYFTYDFAQGGMQFVEEVQWVQDLGITYIMAVDGISLPMLLLTNLIGFSAVFASWNIEKRPKTFFILLLILIAGVMGTFIAQDLFFFFLFYEVVVIPLYIMVIIWGSSKRVTKEYAGMKLTIYLLVGSALLLVGLLAMYLNAYPAGERTFLIESLQQAQFSDEFQIFAFLLLLIGFGSLLSMFPFHSWSPDGYAGAPTAVSMIHAGVLKKIGGYGLIRIGILALPVGAKFWAPLIAILAVANVAYAAMIALSQKDLKYVVGYSSVSHMGFVLIGLAAMNVIGINGAIAYMFAHGVMSALFFALIGHVYEKTHTRHIPDLGGLSHQMPRTAVGFMIAGMAALGLPGLISFVPEFTIFIGAFKEYPIMAVIAITGIIITALYTLRLLANVLFGPRRPELDKYRDLQGVEMVPLVLLGAVIIIMGFFPALLMDMVNAGVEPLLGPLLEMLSDTPTIGGGF; encoded by the coding sequence GTGGACTTTCCTTTGCTTACCATCGCGCTACTAACACCGCTCCTTGGGGCACTTGCCTTAGCTTTCGTTCCCAAAGATGAGCATAAAGTGATTAAGACTTTATCGGCTTTCTTTACAGGAATCCCCTTACTGATTACGATCTTTGCTTACTTCACCTATGATTTTGCTCAAGGTGGTATGCAGTTTGTAGAAGAAGTGCAGTGGGTTCAAGACTTAGGTATCACTTATATTATGGCTGTTGACGGTATTTCTTTACCCATGCTACTTTTAACCAATTTAATTGGTTTTAGTGCAGTTTTTGCTTCTTGGAATATCGAAAAGCGGCCGAAAACCTTCTTTATCCTTTTGCTTATTCTGATTGCTGGTGTTATGGGGACCTTTATTGCACAAGACCTCTTCTTCTTCTTCCTATTCTATGAAGTTGTTGTTATCCCCTTATATATCATGGTTATTATTTGGGGTTCCAGCAAACGAGTTACCAAAGAGTATGCGGGTATGAAGTTAACGATTTACCTACTCGTAGGTTCCGCTTTGCTGCTCGTTGGCTTGTTGGCTATGTACCTCAATGCCTATCCCGCTGGTGAGAGAACCTTCTTAATTGAAAGCTTGCAACAAGCGCAATTTAGTGATGAGTTCCAGATATTTGCCTTCTTGCTGCTCTTAATTGGATTTGGCTCACTCTTATCTATGTTTCCCTTCCACTCTTGGTCACCCGATGGCTACGCCGGTGCTCCGACGGCAGTTTCTATGATTCACGCGGGTGTATTAAAGAAAATTGGTGGATACGGATTAATTCGTATCGGTATTCTTGCCCTTCCTGTGGGTGCAAAATTCTGGGCTCCTTTGATAGCAATTTTGGCTGTCGCGAACGTAGCTTATGCAGCCATGATTGCTCTTTCACAGAAAGACTTGAAGTATGTTGTCGGTTACTCTTCTGTTAGCCATATGGGCTTTGTCTTAATTGGACTGGCCGCTATGAATGTCATCGGTATCAACGGCGCCATTGCCTATATGTTTGCTCACGGCGTCATGTCAGCACTCTTCTTTGCTTTGATTGGACATGTTTACGAGAAGACCCATACTCGACACATCCCTGATCTTGGCGGTCTTTCTCACCAAATGCCTCGTACGGCCGTAGGCTTTATGATCGCAGGTATGGCAGCCCTTGGGTTACCTGGTTTGATATCCTTTGTTCCAGAATTCACCATTTTCATTGGTGCTTTCAAAGAGTATCCCATCATGGCTGTAATTGCAATTACAGGTATTATCATTACGGCTCTTTACACGCTCCGACTATTGGCCAACGTTCTCTTTGGCCCTCGTCGTCCTGAGCTTGATAAATATCGGGATTTGCAAGGTGTTGAAATGGTGCCTTTGGTTCTCTTAGGTGCTGTCATTATCATCATGGGCTTCTTCCCAGCTCTCTTAATGGACATGGTCAATGCAGGCGTAGAACCTTTGCTTGGTCCGCTTTTAGAAATGCTTAGTGATACTCCGACCATAGGAGGTGGATTCTAA
- a CDS encoding NADH-quinone oxidoreductase subunit J family protein, with amino-acid sequence MNETIYVVAFYILAAIVLLSAIGVVVLKNIVHSALLLALTFVGVAGLYVLLNADYLAAVQVMVYAGAVAILIAFGVMLTRRPNMKESNPFNKSAVVGFVVAAGVFGSMAWAILSTTFPLGLTAPSDEISVRGVAKLLLEDYTVSFEAAALLLTVAMAGAIIIAKGAKKA; translated from the coding sequence GTGAATGAGACGATCTACGTAGTTGCTTTTTACATTTTGGCGGCTATTGTTCTTTTGTCAGCAATCGGTGTTGTAGTTCTCAAAAACATCGTTCACAGCGCTCTTTTGTTGGCTTTGACTTTTGTCGGTGTAGCTGGTTTGTATGTTTTACTCAATGCAGACTATTTAGCAGCTGTTCAAGTTATGGTCTATGCTGGTGCTGTGGCTATCTTAATTGCTTTCGGTGTTATGTTAACGCGTAGACCGAATATGAAAGAGTCTAACCCATTTAATAAAAGTGCCGTCGTCGGTTTTGTTGTTGCTGCAGGTGTTTTTGGCTCTATGGCTTGGGCAATTTTATCTACGACCTTCCCTCTAGGGTTAACTGCACCGAGTGATGAGATATCTGTTCGTGGTGTGGCAAAATTGCTACTGGAAGACTACACAGTATCTTTTGAAGCAGCAGCCTTGCTCTTAACAGTGGCCATGGCTGGCGCTATTATCATTGCCAAGGGGGCGAAAAAAGCGTGA
- the nuoL gene encoding NADH-quinone oxidoreductase subunit L: MAFAQFSLENAWLIPLLPFIAFLLIVSFFRNMEKTASTTAIVFSAISFALALGVVTSVLQRPELIEEPLVYSMRWFSMPGLEISMGVLIDSVTAMMLFVVTLVATMVMIYSTGYMQGDPGYSRFFAYLCLFAASMLGLVISTNLLQMFVFWELVGLCSYLLIGFYYFKDSAKEAAKKAFITTRIGDFGLLIGILLIQVNFGTLEFVELAEMMPAFALAHPFLVTLMGILVFIGPIGKSGQFPLHVWLPDAMEGPSPVSALIHAATMVVAGVYLVARAFTLFQFSPEAMMVIAYIGGFTAFFAASIAITQREMKRILAYSTVSQLGYMMLALGVGSLSASMFHLMTHAFFKALMFLAAGSALHAIHGRTDIFQMGGLRKKMPWTAAFMVIGLLAIAGIPPFAGFWSKDEIVLAAQLGGYTGLYYLAKITAFMTAFYMSRMVFVAFFGKENPENHPHESPPSMLFPMGVLAILSIFGGLVGAPWLEKGFSYWIRYGEYVPHHADLMTMASSVLVAAAGIGLAWVIYGAKLIDANKLAEKASFLHKLSYNKFYIDEIYQWMNKTIVATTSRALYWVDLRVVDGAVDGSAKLTGWLGDKLRLSQTGQLQHYAMIFFAAVVLLVAIMGMMGAETAMALIGGGK, from the coding sequence ATGGCTTTTGCCCAATTTAGTTTAGAAAATGCTTGGCTTATCCCATTATTGCCCTTCATAGCCTTTTTGTTGATTGTCTCTTTCTTCCGGAATATGGAGAAGACAGCTTCAACAACGGCTATTGTATTTAGTGCCATTTCATTTGCATTGGCCTTGGGCGTTGTAACATCGGTTTTACAAAGACCAGAGCTCATTGAAGAACCTCTTGTTTATTCTATGCGTTGGTTCTCCATGCCTGGCTTAGAGATCTCCATGGGTGTACTTATAGACAGCGTTACGGCCATGATGCTTTTTGTCGTTACGTTAGTTGCTACCATGGTTATGATCTACTCAACGGGTTATATGCAAGGCGACCCTGGTTATAGTCGCTTCTTTGCTTATCTCTGTCTGTTTGCAGCATCTATGTTAGGTCTAGTTATCTCCACCAACTTGCTGCAAATGTTTGTATTTTGGGAGCTCGTCGGTCTTTGCTCCTACTTGTTAATTGGGTTCTATTACTTTAAAGATTCGGCGAAAGAAGCAGCCAAAAAAGCCTTTATTACGACTCGTATTGGTGACTTTGGCTTACTGATTGGTATTTTACTGATTCAGGTCAACTTCGGCACTTTGGAGTTTGTAGAACTTGCTGAAATGATGCCCGCTTTTGCGCTAGCCCATCCCTTTTTAGTAACTTTAATGGGGATTCTAGTCTTTATCGGACCTATTGGTAAGTCTGGTCAATTCCCCTTACACGTATGGTTGCCTGATGCGATGGAAGGTCCTTCGCCTGTATCGGCTCTAATTCACGCTGCAACCATGGTTGTTGCCGGTGTTTACCTTGTTGCTAGAGCTTTTACACTCTTCCAATTCTCACCCGAAGCAATGATGGTGATAGCATATATCGGTGGTTTTACAGCTTTCTTTGCTGCTTCGATTGCTATTACACAGAGAGAGATGAAGAGAATATTAGCTTACTCAACAGTCTCTCAGCTTGGTTACATGATGCTAGCGTTAGGTGTTGGCAGCTTAAGTGCTTCCATGTTCCACCTAATGACGCACGCTTTCTTTAAAGCATTGATGTTCTTGGCTGCAGGTTCTGCTCTTCATGCGATTCATGGACGAACCGATATCTTCCAAATGGGTGGCTTACGGAAGAAAATGCCTTGGACGGCTGCCTTTATGGTTATTGGTTTGCTGGCGATTGCAGGAATTCCGCCTTTTGCTGGTTTCTGGTCGAAAGACGAAATTGTTCTGGCTGCTCAACTAGGTGGCTATACAGGACTCTACTATTTGGCCAAAATCACTGCTTTTATGACGGCATTTTATATGTCTCGTATGGTTTTCGTAGCTTTCTTTGGCAAAGAAAACCCCGAGAACCATCCCCACGAATCGCCTCCAAGCATGCTCTTCCCAATGGGTGTTCTAGCTATCTTATCCATCTTTGGTGGTCTTGTAGGAGCGCCTTGGCTAGAAAAAGGCTTCTCTTATTGGATTCGCTATGGCGAATATGTGCCTCACCATGCCGATTTAATGACGATGGCAAGCTCTGTTTTAGTTGCAGCAGCTGGTATCGGATTGGCTTGGGTAATTTATGGCGCTAAATTGATCGATGCAAATAAATTGGCTGAAAAAGCATCTTTTCTACACAAACTTTCCTACAACAAGTTCTATATTGACGAGATTTATCAATGGATGAACAAGACAATTGTCGCAACTACAAGCCGAGCGCTTTACTGGGTAGACCTTCGCGTAGTTGATGGTGCCGTTGATGGTTCAGCTAAGTTAACAGGCTGGCTTGGTGACAAATTGCGTCTTTCTCAAACGGGTCAATTACAACATTACGCCATGATATTCTTTGCTGCTGTTGTACTGCTAGTAGCGATCATGGGAATGATGGGAGCAGAAACTGCTATGGCCCTGATCGGAGGTGGAAAGTAA
- the nuoK gene encoding NADH-quinone oxidoreductase subunit NuoK, translating into MTIGLTHFLVLGAALFCLGLFCALSKRNLIAILMGIELMLNAVNVNLIAFNKFVAPGSFEGQVFSIFIIAVAAAEVAVGLALVISIYRDRTTSSAEELNWLKL; encoded by the coding sequence GTGACCATTGGATTGACCCACTTTTTAGTCCTTGGAGCGGCCCTCTTTTGCTTAGGTCTTTTTTGTGCCCTCTCAAAACGTAATTTAATTGCCATTTTGATGGGTATTGAGTTGATGCTCAATGCTGTTAATGTTAATTTAATTGCTTTTAATAAGTTTGTAGCTCCAGGAAGTTTTGAGGGACAAGTTTTTTCCATCTTTATCATTGCAGTGGCTGCTGCTGAGGTTGCGGTTGGCTTAGCACTCGTCATTAGCATCTACCGGGATCGCACTACTTCCAGTGCGGAAGAACTGAACTGGCTTAAGTTGTAA